A window of the Budorcas taxicolor isolate Tak-1 chromosome 8, Takin1.1, whole genome shotgun sequence genome harbors these coding sequences:
- the CEP44 gene encoding centrosomal protein of 44 kDa isoform X2: protein MATGDLKRSLRNLEQVLRSLNYPREVDCVGLVKGDTAASLPIISYSLTSYSPYVAELLVDSNVELLAKNDLRFIDTVYKLLRDQFNYKPILTKKQFIQCGFAEWKIQIICDILNCVMKKHKELSSLEKTPSQQRKKTSSAKSEPCSSAEKTSTEPVGIDVTGRFVTSGKKKAVVIRHLYNEDGANVPEDTVTDVNEAFDVCDLKAAEIIPELQVPDINCEQQDIKVNPEVTALQSMLAECQEKLKKLTCIESRLESLEEKMKGKVMVNEKTWANLLSRVTLLETEMLLSKKNNEYIEFNEMSEDYASSSDMDSLNPDRKSKEERHANIPLSFGYSTVSSNSTPRTSTVNYCGLKEISEETTMQKMERMKKMFEETAELLKCPNH from the exons ATGGCAACAGGTGATTTAAAAAGAAGCTTACGGAACTTAGAACAAGTGCTTCGCTCGCTAAATTACCCTAGAGAGGTGGACTGTGTAGG TTTGGTAAAGGGAGATACAGCAGCCTCTCTGCCCATCATCAGCTATTCCCTTACCTCATACTCACCCTATGTAGCAGAACTTCTGGTCGACTCCAATGTTGAGCTCCTAGCAAAGAATGACTTGCGCTTCATAGATACTGTCTATAAG CTTCTTCGTGATCAATTTAATTATAAACCAATCTTGACAAAAAAGCAGTTTATCCAGTGTGGATTTGCAGAATGGAAAATCCAAATTATATGTGATATTTTGAATTGTGTGATGAAAAAGCACAAGGAGTTGAGTAGTCTTGAGAAG actccatcacaacaaagaaaaaagaccaGTTCTGCCAAGTCAGAACCTTGTTCAAGTGCTGAGAAGACATCTACTGAACCTGTGGGCATTGATGTCACTGGCAGATTTGTGACTTCAGGAAAG AAGAAAGCTGTGGTGATCCGACATCTGTACAATGAAGATGGTGCTAACGTTCCTGAAGATACAGTAACAGATGTTAACGAAGCATTTGATGTTTGTGACTTAAAGGCTGCTGAAATAATTCCTGAATTACAGGTTCCTGACATTAACTGTGAACAACAA GATATAAAAGTCAATCCTGAGGTTACTGCATTACAGTCTATGCTTGCTGAATGCCAAGAAAAGCTTAAGAAACTGACTTGCATAGAGAGTAGATTAgaatctttggaagaaaaaatgaaagggaaagtgatggTGAATGAAAAAACCTGGGCTAATCTTCTGAGTCGTGTCACTCTTCTTGAAACAGAAATGCTTTTATCTAAAAag AATAATGAATATATAGAGTTTAATGAGATGAGTGAAGACTATGCTTCCAGTAGTGACATGGACAGTCTCAATCCAG acagaaaaagcaaagaggaaaggcATGCAAATATTCCCTTATCCTTTGGTTATAGTACGGTGTCATCAAATTCAACTCCCAGAACCTCAACTGTTAATTACTGTGGTTTGAAAGAGATCTCAGAG gaaaCAACAATGCAGAAAATGGAAAGGATGAAAAAAAT GTTTGAAGAAACTGCAGAGTTACTGAAATGTCCAAATCACTAA
- the CEP44 gene encoding centrosomal protein of 44 kDa isoform X3: MATGDLKRSLRNLEQVLRSLNYPREVDCVGLVKGDTAASLPIISYSLTSYSPYVAELLVDSNVELLAKNDLRFIDTVYKLLRDQFNYKPILTKKQFIQCGFAEWKIQIICDILNCVMKKHKELSSLEKTPSQQRKKTSSAKSEPCSSAEKTSTEPVGIDVTGRFVTSGKKKAVVIRHLYNEDGANVPEDTVTDVNEAFDVCDLKAAEIIPELQVPDINCEQQDIKVNPEVTALQSMLAECQEKLKKLTCIESRLESLEEKMKGKVMVNEKTWANLLSRVTLLETEMLLSKKNNEYIEFNEMSEDYASSSDMDSLNPDRKSKEERHANIPLSFGYSTVSSNSTPRTSTVNYCGLKEISEV, from the exons ATGGCAACAGGTGATTTAAAAAGAAGCTTACGGAACTTAGAACAAGTGCTTCGCTCGCTAAATTACCCTAGAGAGGTGGACTGTGTAGG TTTGGTAAAGGGAGATACAGCAGCCTCTCTGCCCATCATCAGCTATTCCCTTACCTCATACTCACCCTATGTAGCAGAACTTCTGGTCGACTCCAATGTTGAGCTCCTAGCAAAGAATGACTTGCGCTTCATAGATACTGTCTATAAG CTTCTTCGTGATCAATTTAATTATAAACCAATCTTGACAAAAAAGCAGTTTATCCAGTGTGGATTTGCAGAATGGAAAATCCAAATTATATGTGATATTTTGAATTGTGTGATGAAAAAGCACAAGGAGTTGAGTAGTCTTGAGAAG actccatcacaacaaagaaaaaagaccaGTTCTGCCAAGTCAGAACCTTGTTCAAGTGCTGAGAAGACATCTACTGAACCTGTGGGCATTGATGTCACTGGCAGATTTGTGACTTCAGGAAAG AAGAAAGCTGTGGTGATCCGACATCTGTACAATGAAGATGGTGCTAACGTTCCTGAAGATACAGTAACAGATGTTAACGAAGCATTTGATGTTTGTGACTTAAAGGCTGCTGAAATAATTCCTGAATTACAGGTTCCTGACATTAACTGTGAACAACAA GATATAAAAGTCAATCCTGAGGTTACTGCATTACAGTCTATGCTTGCTGAATGCCAAGAAAAGCTTAAGAAACTGACTTGCATAGAGAGTAGATTAgaatctttggaagaaaaaatgaaagggaaagtgatggTGAATGAAAAAACCTGGGCTAATCTTCTGAGTCGTGTCACTCTTCTTGAAACAGAAATGCTTTTATCTAAAAag AATAATGAATATATAGAGTTTAATGAGATGAGTGAAGACTATGCTTCCAGTAGTGACATGGACAGTCTCAATCCAG acagaaaaagcaaagaggaaaggcATGCAAATATTCCCTTATCCTTTGGTTATAGTACGGTGTCATCAAATTCAACTCCCAGAACCTCAACTGTTAATTACTGTGGTTTGAAAGAGATCTCAGAG GTTTGA